From Erwinia sp. HDF1-3R, one genomic window encodes:
- a CDS encoding diacylglycerol kinase, with the protein MTNNVTGLTRIIKAAGYSWQGLRAAWQNEAAFRQEAIVALVAIVLACWLDVTPITRVLLIGSVVLVVVVELLNSAIEAIVDRIGSERHPLAGRAKDMGSAAVLLTILMAMTTWLMLLVPHMR; encoded by the coding sequence ATGACAAATAACGTCACCGGATTGACCAGAATTATCAAGGCCGCAGGTTATTCGTGGCAGGGACTGCGTGCGGCATGGCAGAACGAGGCGGCTTTTCGTCAGGAAGCCATTGTGGCGCTTGTCGCCATCGTGCTGGCCTGCTGGCTGGACGTGACGCCGATAACCCGGGTGCTGCTGATCGGTTCGGTGGTGCTGGTAGTCGTGGTTGAACTGCTTAACAGCGCCATAGAAGCGATAGTGGACCGCATCGGCAGTGAGCGGCACCCGCTGGCAGGCCGCGCAAAGGATATGGGTTCAGCGGCAGTGCTGCTGACTATTCTTATGGCGATGACCACCTGGCTGATGTTGTTAGTGCCACATATGCGATAG
- the lexA gene encoding transcriptional repressor LexA translates to MKALTVRQQQVYDLIRAHINQTGMPPTRAEIAAQLGFRSPNAAEEHLKALARKGVIEIVSGASRGIRLMMEDEEGLPLIGRVAAGEPLLAQEHIEGHYKVDPGLFKPSADFLLRVSGMSMKDIGIMDGDLLAVHKTQEVRNGQVVVARIDDEVTVKRLKKQGNTVHLLPENSDFEPIVVDLRQQTLSIEGLAVGVIRNGNWV, encoded by the coding sequence ATGAAAGCACTAACGGTAAGACAGCAACAGGTTTATGACCTGATACGCGCCCATATTAACCAGACCGGCATGCCGCCAACGCGGGCAGAAATTGCCGCTCAGCTTGGCTTCCGCTCGCCAAATGCGGCGGAAGAACATCTCAAGGCACTGGCACGTAAAGGCGTAATTGAGATTGTGTCCGGTGCCTCGCGCGGCATTCGACTGATGATGGAAGACGAAGAAGGCCTGCCGCTGATTGGCCGCGTCGCCGCCGGTGAGCCGCTGCTGGCCCAGGAACATATCGAAGGCCACTACAAGGTTGACCCAGGTTTGTTTAAACCCAGCGCCGACTTCCTGCTGCGCGTGAGCGGCATGTCGATGAAAGATATTGGCATTATGGATGGCGATCTTCTGGCGGTTCACAAAACCCAGGAAGTGCGTAACGGCCAGGTTGTGGTTGCACGTATTGATGATGAAGTTACCGTCAAACGGCTGAAAAAGCAGGGCAATACGGTCCATCTTCTGCCTGAAAACAGCGATTTCGAGCCGATCGTCGTCGATCTTCGCCAGCAGACCCTGTCGATTGAAGGTCTTGCCGTGGGTGTGATCCGTAACGGTAACTGGGTTTGA
- the dinF gene encoding MATE family efflux transporter DinF — protein sequence MRFLNAADKSLWRLALPMILSNITVPLLGLVDTAVIGHLDKPVYLAGVAIGTTITSFLFMLLLFLRMSTTGLTAQAFGAGDNAELARALMQPLCIALAAGLAFIALQSPLTHLALTLVGGDPDVQYQASLFMHIRWLSAPATLANLVLLGWLLGVQYARAPVILLVVGNLVNILLDLWLVIGLKWGVQGAATATVIAEYCSLAVGLLLVWRVMKMRGIPTALLKSAWRGGPGRLFRLSRDIMLRSLLLQLCFLSLTVLGARLGGDIVAVNAVLLMFLTFTAYALDGFAYAVEACSGEAFGARDRQRLLLVWHAACRQAGWVALFFSLLYAFAGPYIVALLTSIPALQHQADRYLIWQVLLPVCGVWCYLLDGMFIGATRAAEMRNSMALAALGYGLTLISVPVLGNHGLWLAMTVFLLLRGLTLGAIWRRHQRNGTWFLPPGQ from the coding sequence ATGCGATTTTTAAACGCTGCTGACAAAAGCCTCTGGCGGCTTGCGCTGCCGATGATCCTCTCAAATATTACCGTGCCGCTGCTGGGGCTGGTCGATACCGCTGTCATTGGCCACCTCGATAAGCCTGTCTATCTTGCGGGCGTCGCGATCGGCACCACCATCACCAGCTTCCTGTTTATGCTGCTGCTTTTTCTGCGTATGAGCACCACCGGACTGACCGCTCAGGCTTTCGGTGCCGGCGACAACGCCGAGCTTGCACGCGCGCTTATGCAGCCTCTCTGCATTGCGCTGGCGGCCGGACTGGCTTTTATCGCGTTGCAATCCCCTCTTACGCATCTGGCGCTGACGCTGGTCGGCGGCGATCCTGACGTGCAGTACCAGGCATCACTGTTTATGCATATCCGCTGGCTCAGCGCGCCTGCCACGCTGGCGAACCTCGTGCTGCTGGGGTGGCTGCTTGGCGTTCAGTATGCCCGCGCGCCCGTCATCCTGCTGGTTGTGGGCAATCTGGTGAATATTTTGCTCGATCTCTGGCTGGTGATCGGGCTGAAGTGGGGTGTCCAGGGGGCGGCTACGGCTACGGTTATCGCGGAATACTGTTCGCTGGCCGTCGGGTTGCTGCTCGTCTGGCGCGTAATGAAGATGCGTGGCATTCCGACGGCGCTGCTAAAAAGCGCATGGCGGGGCGGGCCTGGACGTTTGTTCAGGCTTAGCCGGGATATCATGCTGCGTTCTCTGCTGCTTCAACTCTGCTTCCTTTCGTTAACAGTACTGGGCGCACGGCTGGGGGGCGACATCGTCGCGGTCAATGCCGTACTGCTGATGTTCCTGACCTTTACGGCTTACGCGCTGGATGGGTTTGCTTATGCCGTTGAAGCCTGCTCGGGCGAGGCCTTTGGCGCGCGCGACAGGCAGAGGCTGCTGCTGGTATGGCACGCTGCATGCCGTCAGGCGGGATGGGTCGCGCTGTTTTTCTCACTGCTCTATGCCTTTGCCGGGCCTTATATTGTCGCATTGCTTACCTCGATCCCTGCTTTACAGCACCAGGCGGATCGCTACCTGATTTGGCAGGTCCTTCTGCCGGTATGCGGCGTCTGGTGTTACCTGCTGGATGGCATGTTTATCGGTGCAACCCGCGCCGCAGAGATGCGTAACAGCATGGCACTGGCGGCGCTGGGTTATGGCCTGACCCTGATTAGCGTTCCGGTGCTGGGGAATCACGGTCTGTGGCTGGCGATGACGGTTTTTCTGCTGTTAAGAGGGCTAACGCTGGGCGCGATATGGCGGCGGCACCAGCGCAACGGAACGTGGTTTTTGCCTCCGGGTCAGTGA
- a CDS encoding CsbD family protein has product MNKDEAGGNWKQLKGKVKEKWGKLTDDDMTVVEGKRDQLVGKIQERYGYAKDQAEKEVSDWESHNNHRF; this is encoded by the coding sequence ATGAATAAAGATGAAGCCGGCGGTAACTGGAAACAGTTGAAGGGTAAAGTGAAAGAAAAATGGGGCAAGCTGACCGATGACGACATGACCGTCGTAGAAGGTAAACGCGATCAGCTGGTCGGTAAAATTCAGGAGCGCTATGGCTACGCAAAAGACCAGGCTGAGAAAGAAGTCAGCGACTGGGAAAGCCACAATAATCACCGCTTCTGA
- the zur gene encoding zinc uptake transcriptional repressor Zur codes for MTISSAEKILSQAESLCQQRNVRLTPQRLEVLRLMSGQHGAISAYDLLDLLRTTEPQAKPPTVYRALDFLLEQGFVHRVESTNSYVVCHHFEQPSHTSAMLICDRCGSVAEKHAEGVENILNTLALNSGFTLSHSIIETHGLCRDCSEVEACTHQDNCHHDHTQTAGKKRGR; via the coding sequence ATGACCATTAGCAGTGCTGAAAAAATCCTGTCACAGGCGGAATCACTTTGTCAGCAGCGTAATGTAAGACTGACGCCTCAGCGTCTGGAAGTGTTGCGGCTAATGAGCGGACAGCACGGGGCCATTAGCGCCTACGATTTGCTTGATCTGCTGCGCACCACGGAACCTCAGGCTAAGCCCCCTACCGTCTATCGCGCGCTGGATTTTCTGCTGGAACAGGGATTTGTTCATCGCGTTGAGTCGACCAACAGCTACGTTGTCTGCCATCATTTTGAGCAACCCTCCCACACCTCTGCCATGCTGATCTGCGATCGCTGCGGGTCTGTCGCCGAGAAGCACGCGGAAGGGGTGGAAAATATCCTGAATACGCTGGCCCTTAACTCAGGCTTTACCCTGTCCCATAGCATCATCGAAACGCATGGATTATGTCGGGACTGTAGCGAGGTTGAGGCCTGTACCCATCAGGACAATTGCCACCACGATCACACCCAGACTGCCGGTAAAAAGCGCGGACGCTAA
- a CDS encoding conjugal transfer protein TraF — protein sequence MIKLIGKLNRLSRPAVFPVLFLAPLSALAAGNYYDARNDAMGGTGVASSTYGTAVLANPALMTKAQPDDDVSIILPAAGLQVTDKNKLIDKVDDLTDSVDRYKDIASSGAFNFADYPKIQSAAGDLASQLRHIKGNEASGTAGAAFAVTIPNEQLPFAFVTKAYGTAHITAAVSQSDIDYLQGVADGTIFPLPGDQSKLTSAGLGRGAIVYDYGIAVAHEFSIAGHPVSFGVTPKLQRTYLYNYSASVYNYNKSDFTKGRYKNSDTGFNIDAGAATDLGENWTLGLSAQNLISRDLETKEVNGYKDTYQIRPIVTPGISYHIDRLTTALDVDATPTKRFKSQDESQYAGVGAEYRLLSWLQLRAGYRADMKSNDTNVVTAGFGISPYNRVHLDLAGMKGDDHTWGAVAQLNFTF from the coding sequence ATGATTAAATTGATCGGTAAGTTGAACAGGCTGTCCCGGCCTGCGGTTTTCCCCGTATTGTTCCTTGCTCCTCTGAGCGCTCTTGCTGCCGGTAATTATTATGATGCGCGTAATGATGCAATGGGGGGAACGGGCGTCGCCTCTTCCACCTACGGCACGGCGGTGCTGGCTAACCCGGCGCTGATGACAAAAGCTCAGCCCGATGATGACGTCAGTATCATTCTGCCCGCTGCCGGATTACAGGTAACGGACAAAAATAAGCTGATTGATAAAGTCGATGACCTGACCGACAGCGTCGATCGTTATAAGGATATTGCCAGCAGTGGCGCCTTCAACTTTGCCGACTACCCGAAAATCCAGAGTGCCGCGGGCGATCTTGCCAGCCAGCTGCGTCACATAAAGGGCAATGAAGCCTCCGGCACCGCAGGCGCCGCCTTTGCCGTCACCATCCCGAATGAACAGCTACCGTTTGCCTTTGTGACCAAAGCCTACGGCACGGCACACATTACTGCTGCCGTCAGCCAGAGCGATATTGATTACCTGCAGGGCGTGGCCGATGGCACGATTTTTCCGCTGCCGGGCGACCAGAGTAAACTGACATCAGCAGGACTGGGGCGCGGGGCTATTGTCTATGACTACGGCATCGCCGTTGCTCATGAATTCAGTATCGCCGGGCATCCGGTGTCGTTCGGCGTGACGCCGAAGTTGCAGAGAACCTACCTGTATAACTACAGCGCCTCGGTTTATAACTACAACAAGTCCGACTTTACTAAAGGGCGTTATAAAAACTCTGATACCGGCTTTAACATTGATGCCGGTGCCGCGACCGATCTGGGCGAAAACTGGACGCTGGGCCTGAGCGCGCAGAACCTGATTTCGCGCGATCTGGAGACGAAAGAGGTTAACGGCTATAAGGATACCTATCAGATCCGCCCCATCGTGACGCCGGGGATCTCTTACCATATCGATCGTCTGACCACCGCTCTGGATGTTGACGCGACGCCCACTAAGCGATTTAAATCGCAGGATGAGAGCCAGTATGCGGGTGTCGGTGCCGAGTACCGTCTGCTGAGCTGGTTGCAGCTGCGTGCCGGCTACCGTGCCGATATGAAATCCAACGATACAAACGTGGTCACCGCCGGTTTTGGCATCTCTCCCTATAACCGCGTCCATCTGGATCTGGCGGGTATGAAAGGCGACGACCATACCTGGGGTGCCGTTGCTCAGCTAAACTTCACTTTCTAA
- the dusA gene encoding tRNA dihydrouridine(20/20a) synthase DusA, with translation MTQNLPAHRFSVAPMLDWTDRHCRYFHRQLTRQALLYTEMVTTGAIIHGKGDYLAWSQEEQPVALQLGGSDPAALAECASQAEARGYNEVNLNVGCPSDRVQNGRFGACLMGEAGLVAEGIKAMRDRVSIPVTVKTRIGIDELDSYEFLCDFIRQVSEQGGCEMFIIHARKAWLSGLSPKENREIPPLDYQRVYQLKRDFPHLTMAINGGVKTLEEAKAHLQHLDGVMMGREAYQNPGLLAQVDRELFGAEGPAVDPVAVVRSMYPYIERELANGTWLGHITRHMLGLFQGIPGARQWRRHLSENAHKAGANIETVEQALCLVADKIPTA, from the coding sequence ATGACCCAGAACCTACCTGCACACCGCTTTTCTGTCGCGCCGATGCTCGACTGGACCGATCGCCACTGCCGCTATTTCCACCGCCAGCTGACGCGTCAGGCACTGCTCTACACCGAGATGGTTACCACCGGCGCCATTATTCACGGCAAGGGGGACTATCTTGCCTGGAGTCAGGAGGAGCAGCCCGTTGCCCTTCAACTGGGAGGCAGCGATCCCGCTGCGCTGGCCGAGTGCGCCAGTCAGGCCGAAGCGCGTGGCTATAACGAAGTGAACCTGAACGTCGGCTGTCCCTCCGATCGCGTACAAAATGGCCGCTTCGGTGCCTGTCTGATGGGGGAAGCCGGGCTGGTTGCCGAGGGCATTAAAGCCATGCGCGATCGCGTTTCAATTCCGGTGACGGTAAAAACGCGCATCGGTATTGACGAACTGGACAGCTACGAATTCCTCTGCGATTTCATTCGCCAGGTTTCAGAGCAGGGCGGCTGCGAGATGTTTATTATCCATGCGCGTAAAGCCTGGCTCTCCGGCCTGAGTCCGAAAGAGAACCGCGAAATCCCACCGCTGGACTACCAGCGTGTCTATCAGCTAAAGCGTGATTTTCCGCATCTGACCATGGCTATTAACGGTGGCGTGAAAACGCTGGAAGAAGCGAAGGCCCATTTGCAGCATCTGGATGGCGTGATGATGGGCCGTGAAGCTTATCAGAACCCCGGCCTGCTGGCTCAGGTTGACCGCGAGCTGTTTGGCGCTGAAGGTCCTGCCGTTGATCCGGTGGCTGTTGTGCGTTCAATGTATCCCTATATTGAGCGTGAGCTGGCGAATGGCACCTGGCTGGGTCATATCACCCGCCATATGCTGGGCCTTTTTCAGGGCATTCCCGGCGCGCGGCAGTGGCGTCGTCACCTCAGTGAAAATGCGCACAAGGCGGGAGCCAATATTGAAACGGTTGAGCAGGCGCTGTGCCTGGTTGCAGATAAAATCCCAACGGCGTGA
- the pspG gene encoding envelope stress response protein PspG: MEILFVLGFFFMLLLTGISVLGILAALVVATGVMFFGGMLAVVIKMLPWLALAVVVVWIYRANKKSTPKVSRW, from the coding sequence ATGGAAATTTTATTTGTGCTGGGCTTTTTCTTTATGCTGCTGCTCACCGGTATCTCGGTGCTCGGTATCCTTGCTGCGCTGGTCGTGGCGACCGGGGTAATGTTTTTTGGCGGAATGCTCGCGGTTGTCATAAAAATGCTGCCGTGGCTGGCTCTGGCGGTGGTCGTGGTATGGATTTATCGGGCGAATAAAAAATCAACGCCAAAGGTGAGCCGATGGTAG
- a CDS encoding quinone oxidoreductase: MAKRIQISQHGGPEVMQWVEVDVPEPQAGEVVVENKAIGINYIDTYVRSGLYPASLPSGLGTEAAGVVKSIGAGVTAVKPGDRVVYAQSALGAYSEFHAVQADKLAILPDSISFELAAASFLKGLTVHYLLRQTYVIQPDEIFLFQAAAGGVGLIACQWAKALGAHLIGTVGSAEKAERAKKAGAWATINYREEDVAKRVSELTNGKKVRVVYDSVGKDTWESSLDCLQRRGLMVSFGNSSGPVSGVNLGILNQKGSLYVTRPSLNGYVTTREALIWASNELFSMIGSGAIKVDVPEQQKFALKDAQQAHKTLESRGTQGSSLLIP; encoded by the coding sequence ATGGCAAAACGTATACAAATCAGCCAGCACGGTGGGCCGGAAGTGATGCAGTGGGTAGAGGTCGATGTGCCTGAACCGCAGGCGGGTGAAGTGGTGGTGGAAAACAAAGCCATCGGGATCAACTACATCGACACCTACGTACGCAGCGGGCTTTATCCCGCTTCATTGCCCAGCGGTCTGGGAACGGAAGCGGCGGGCGTCGTCAAAAGCATTGGCGCGGGGGTCACGGCGGTAAAACCGGGCGATCGCGTGGTCTACGCCCAGTCAGCGCTGGGTGCCTACAGCGAATTTCACGCCGTACAGGCCGACAAGCTGGCGATCCTGCCGGACAGCATCTCCTTCGAGCTGGCCGCGGCCTCCTTTCTGAAAGGACTGACCGTACATTATCTGCTGCGTCAGACCTATGTTATCCAGCCTGATGAGATTTTCCTGTTTCAGGCTGCCGCTGGCGGCGTCGGCCTGATAGCCTGCCAGTGGGCAAAAGCGCTCGGCGCGCACCTGATTGGCACGGTAGGGTCAGCAGAAAAAGCGGAGCGAGCCAAAAAAGCGGGAGCCTGGGCAACCATTAATTATCGTGAGGAAGATGTCGCCAAACGCGTGAGTGAGCTGACCAACGGTAAAAAAGTGCGGGTGGTTTACGATTCCGTTGGTAAGGATACCTGGGAGTCCTCGCTGGACTGTCTGCAACGACGTGGCCTGATGGTCAGCTTTGGCAACTCGTCAGGGCCGGTGAGCGGCGTTAACCTCGGCATACTCAACCAGAAAGGCTCGCTTTACGTCACGCGTCCCTCGCTGAATGGCTACGTGACCACGCGTGAAGCGCTGATCTGGGCCAGCAATGAGCTGTTTTCGATGATTGGCAGCGGCGCGATAAAGGTTGACGTTCCCGAGCAGCAGAAGTTTGCGCTGAAGGATGCGCAACAGGCGCATAAAACGCTGGAGAGCCGTGGAACCCAGGGCTCAAGCCTGCTGATCCCGTAG
- the dnaB gene encoding replicative DNA helicase, with the protein MAGNKPTNKSVENREPRDRQMEGLKLPPHSLEAEQSVLGGLMLDNERWDNVSERVVAKDFFSRPHRMIFSEMQRLLELGKPIDLITLSESLETKGELSMVGGFAYLAELSKNTPSAANIGAYADIVRERAVVREMIAVANEIADAGYDPQGRTSEDLLDLAESRVFQIAENRANKDEGPKSVDQILEATIARIESLYQTPHDGVTGVDTGYQDLNKKTAGLQRSDLIIVAARPSMGKTTFAMNLCENAAMLQEKPVLIFSLEMPGEQLMMRMLASLSRVDQTRIRTGQLDDEDWARISSTMGILLEKKNMFIDDSSGLTPTEVRSRARRVFREHGGLSMIMIDYLQLMRVPALSDNRTLEIAEISRSLKALAKELQVPVVALSQLNRSLEQRADKRPVNSDLRESGSIEQDADLIMFIYRDEVYHENSDQKGIAEIILGKQRNGPIGSVRLTFNGQWSRFDNYAGPQYDDD; encoded by the coding sequence ATGGCAGGAAATAAACCCACCAACAAATCCGTTGAGAACCGTGAGCCACGGGATCGTCAAATGGAAGGGCTCAAGTTACCGCCTCATTCTCTGGAGGCAGAGCAATCCGTGTTGGGCGGGCTGATGCTGGACAACGAGCGCTGGGACAATGTGTCAGAGCGCGTGGTGGCGAAAGATTTCTTCAGCCGCCCGCATCGAATGATCTTCAGCGAAATGCAGCGCCTGTTAGAGCTGGGTAAGCCGATTGACCTGATAACCCTGTCCGAATCGCTGGAAACCAAGGGTGAATTGAGCATGGTTGGCGGCTTCGCCTACCTTGCGGAGCTGTCGAAGAATACCCCCAGCGCGGCAAACATTGGCGCCTATGCGGATATCGTCCGCGAACGTGCGGTCGTCAGAGAGATGATCGCCGTTGCCAATGAGATTGCCGACGCCGGTTACGATCCCCAGGGGCGAACCAGTGAAGATCTGCTCGATCTGGCAGAATCCCGCGTTTTCCAAATTGCCGAAAATCGCGCCAATAAGGATGAGGGACCGAAAAGCGTCGATCAGATCCTTGAGGCGACCATCGCCAGGATCGAATCGCTGTACCAGACCCCGCACGATGGCGTGACCGGAGTGGATACGGGTTACCAGGATCTGAATAAGAAGACCGCCGGTTTGCAGCGTTCAGACCTGATCATCGTTGCCGCGCGTCCGTCGATGGGTAAAACCACGTTCGCCATGAACCTCTGCGAAAATGCTGCGATGTTGCAGGAGAAGCCGGTACTGATTTTTAGTCTTGAAATGCCCGGCGAGCAGCTAATGATGCGTATGCTGGCCTCCCTTTCCCGCGTCGATCAGACCCGCATTCGTACCGGCCAGCTCGATGATGAAGATTGGGCGAGGATCTCCAGCACTATGGGTATTTTGCTGGAGAAGAAGAATATGTTTATTGATGACTCCTCAGGGCTGACCCCAACGGAAGTGCGTTCGCGCGCGCGCCGCGTTTTCCGTGAACATGGCGGCCTGAGTATGATTATGATCGACTATCTTCAGCTGATGCGCGTGCCGGCGCTGTCCGATAACCGTACGCTGGAGATCGCTGAAATCTCCCGCTCGCTGAAGGCGCTGGCGAAAGAGCTACAGGTGCCGGTGGTGGCGCTGTCGCAGCTTAACCGCTCGCTGGAGCAGCGTGCCGATAAGCGTCCGGTCAACTCGGATCTGCGTGAGTCTGGCTCCATCGAGCAGGATGCCGACCTGATTATGTTTATCTACCGTGATGAGGTGTATCACGAGAACAGCGATCAGAAAGGGATTGCGGAGATTATTCTCGGTAAGCAGCGTAATGGTCCGATTGGCTCAGTACGACTCACCTTCAATGGCCAGTGGTCGCGGTTCGATAACTACGCCGGACCCCAGTACGACGACGACTGA
- a CDS encoding amino acid aminotransferase has protein sequence MFQNVDAYAGDPILSLMETFKQDSRPHKVNLSIGLYYDAQGAVPQLNAVAEAEARLTAQASGASQYLPMDGLPAYRSAVAPLLFGQDHPALTAGRIATIQTVGGSGALKIGADFLKAYFPQSQVWVSDPTWENHVAIFSGAGFEVNTYPWYDDTTNGVKFDELVATLKTLPPKSIVLLHPCCHNPTGADLTNDQWDVVTGVLKGRDLIPFLDIAYQGFGAGMEDDAYAIRAIASAGLPALVSNSFSKIFSLYGERVGALSVVCNDAEEASRVLGQLKATVRRNYSSPPNFGAQVVSCVLNDAQLKASWLKEVEAMRLRILAMRQTLVDVLSTAVPGKNFDYLVKQRGMFSYTGLSAAQVDRLRNEFGIYLLTSGRMCVAGLNDKNVHLVAEAFAAVM, from the coding sequence GTGTTTCAAAACGTTGATGCCTATGCCGGCGATCCAATTCTCTCCCTGATGGAGACATTTAAGCAGGATTCGCGACCCCACAAGGTGAACCTGAGCATCGGGCTGTACTATGACGCACAGGGTGCGGTTCCACAGCTGAATGCGGTTGCCGAGGCTGAGGCCCGTCTGACCGCTCAGGCATCTGGTGCCTCTCAGTATCTGCCTATGGATGGCCTGCCTGCGTACCGAAGCGCTGTTGCACCGCTGCTGTTTGGTCAGGATCACCCGGCGCTGACAGCGGGGCGTATTGCCACTATCCAGACCGTTGGCGGCTCCGGCGCACTCAAAATTGGTGCCGATTTTCTGAAGGCCTATTTTCCACAGTCACAGGTGTGGGTCAGCGATCCTACCTGGGAAAACCACGTGGCGATCTTCTCCGGTGCCGGTTTTGAGGTCAATACCTATCCGTGGTATGACGACACCACCAACGGCGTGAAGTTTGACGAGCTGGTTGCCACACTGAAAACCCTGCCGCCGAAAAGTATCGTGTTGCTGCACCCGTGCTGTCATAACCCCACCGGTGCCGATCTGACTAACGATCAGTGGGACGTGGTGACCGGCGTACTGAAAGGACGCGACCTGATCCCCTTCCTGGATATTGCCTACCAGGGGTTTGGGGCCGGAATGGAGGACGATGCCTACGCCATTCGCGCCATTGCCTCCGCCGGATTGCCCGCCCTGGTCAGCAACTCTTTCTCCAAAATATTCTCGCTGTATGGTGAGCGTGTGGGCGCCCTCTCCGTGGTCTGTAACGATGCGGAAGAGGCCTCGCGCGTGCTGGGCCAGCTGAAAGCGACCGTCAGGCGCAACTACTCCAGCCCGCCTAACTTCGGCGCGCAGGTGGTGTCATGCGTGCTGAATGATGCACAGCTTAAGGCGAGCTGGCTGAAAGAGGTAGAAGCCATGCGCCTGCGGATTCTGGCTATGCGCCAGACGCTGGTCGACGTGCTCTCCACCGCCGTGCCCGGTAAAAACTTCGACTACCTTGTGAAACAGCGCGGCATGTTTAGCTACACTGGCCTGAGCGCTGCACAGGTTGACCGGCTGCGTAATGAGTTCGGCATCTATCTGCTTACCAGCGGACGTATGTGTGTCGCAGGCCTGAACGATAAAAACGTTCATCTGGTGGCTGAAGCTTTTGCCGCTGTGATGTAA
- a CDS encoding secondary thiamine-phosphate synthase enzyme YjbQ, whose translation MWYQQTLTLSAKPRGFHLVTDEVLGELRRLKDVQVGMLHLLLQHTSASLTLNENCDPTVRSDMEQHFLRAVPDNAPYQHDYEGADDMPAHIKSSLLGVSLTLPVARGQLVLGTWQGIWLGEHRIQGGARRIVATLQGE comes from the coding sequence ATGTGGTATCAGCAAACGCTAACGTTAAGCGCAAAACCGCGCGGATTTCACCTGGTCACTGATGAAGTGCTGGGTGAGCTGCGTCGCCTGAAAGACGTACAGGTAGGGATGCTGCATTTGCTGCTACAACATACCTCGGCATCCCTGACGCTGAATGAAAACTGTGACCCTACGGTAAGAAGCGATATGGAGCAGCATTTCCTGCGCGCGGTGCCGGATAACGCCCCCTACCAGCATGACTATGAGGGAGCAGACGATATGCCAGCGCATATAAAATCATCGCTGCTGGGGGTGTCACTGACGCTGCCCGTTGCCCGGGGGCAGCTGGTACTCGGCACCTGGCAGGGGATCTGGCTGGGGGAACACCGAATACAGGGTGGTGCCCGGCGCATCGTTGCCACGCTGCAAGGAGAATAA
- a CDS encoding MmcQ/YjbR family DNA-binding protein — protein MTVSDLLTYCMDKPGAEQSVHSGWKATQIKLDDVLFALVHEVEGRPAVALKSTPALAELLRDSHSDVRPSEHLNKSHWSTVLLDGTLKDSQIYYLVDASWQQALNSRTAH, from the coding sequence ATGACTGTTTCGGATCTTCTTACTTACTGTATGGATAAGCCGGGCGCGGAACAGAGCGTGCACAGCGGCTGGAAAGCGACGCAAATTAAACTCGATGATGTGTTGTTCGCTTTGGTGCATGAAGTTGAGGGACGTCCAGCGGTAGCGCTGAAGTCCACACCCGCGCTGGCTGAGCTGTTGCGGGACTCACACAGTGACGTACGGCCCAGTGAACATTTGAACAAGTCGCACTGGAGCACGGTGCTGCTGGACGGAACGCTGAAGGATTCGCAGATCTACTACCTGGTGGATGCCTCATGGCAGCAGGCGCTTAACAGTAGAACGGCGCACTAA